The following coding sequences lie in one Mucilaginibacter sp. KACC 22773 genomic window:
- a CDS encoding winged helix-turn-helix transcriptional regulator has translation MKDERFCNSNCPFTRAIGTIGNKWKPIIINVIGTRTIRFGQLDSIIPLISRKVLTEQLKELEEDGLLERLAYKELPPRVEYKLSEKGLAFLPILEHIKEWNLKYEVALVPKENDRVTYAG, from the coding sequence ATGAAGGACGAACGATTTTGCAACTCGAATTGCCCGTTTACAAGGGCTATTGGCACTATTGGTAATAAATGGAAGCCGATAATTATAAATGTAATTGGCACCCGTACCATTCGTTTTGGCCAGCTGGATTCTATAATACCACTCATTTCAAGGAAAGTACTAACCGAACAACTAAAAGAGTTGGAAGAAGACGGACTATTGGAAAGATTGGCCTATAAGGAACTGCCACCCAGGGTGGAATACAAGTTGTCTGAAAAAGGCCTGGCATTTTTGCCGATTTTAGAACACATCAAAGAATGGAATTTAAAATATGAAGTAGCTTTAGTGCCTAAGGAGAATGATAGGGTAACTTATGCCGGATAA
- a CDS encoding Crp/Fnr family transcriptional regulator — MSSFETFFDYIQEISGKLLSEDDKHLLMAHFKPKKLRKRQYFLQEGDVCRYIGFIVKGSARTFTVDDKGHEHILKLALENWWLADFESFYKLTPSRFNIEALENLEVLQSTNAQIEEFLKDIPAFSAMANVISQNNTIASQKRMQAAMSYTAEERYEDLISNYPQFLQRFPQNMIASYLGLSPETLSRLKKNSIK, encoded by the coding sequence ATGTCCAGTTTTGAAACGTTTTTCGATTACATTCAGGAAATATCAGGCAAACTGCTTTCGGAGGATGATAAGCATTTGCTGATGGCCCATTTTAAACCAAAAAAACTTCGAAAACGGCAATACTTTTTACAGGAAGGAGACGTATGCAGGTATATCGGGTTTATTGTAAAAGGGTCTGCCAGGACCTTTACAGTAGATGACAAAGGGCATGAACATATCCTGAAATTAGCTTTGGAAAACTGGTGGCTGGCCGATTTTGAAAGCTTTTACAAGTTAACCCCAAGTCGCTTTAATATTGAAGCGCTGGAGAACCTGGAGGTTCTGCAATCAACCAATGCTCAAATTGAGGAGTTTTTGAAGGATATACCTGCCTTTTCAGCAATGGCGAACGTAATAAGTCAAAATAACACCATTGCAAGTCAGAAAAGAATGCAGGCCGCAATGAGCTATACGGCCGAAGAACGTTACGAGGATTTGATTAGTAATTATCCGCAATTTCTGCAGCGTTTCCCGCAAAACATGATCGCTTCTTACCTGGGTTTATCCCCGGAAACGTTGAGCAGGCTAAAGAAAAACTCTATTAAATAG
- a CDS encoding SRPBCC family protein, producing the protein MPPAPITIQTTFQSPITTVWHAWTDAATMLQWFGSDPDGQGLSAEADAQPGKGFRVSFRDSSGMEHTCFGTYLTITPPHELSFTWCWQNEPGVTSQVVVRLQQSGTDTLMHFEHNGVGTASAHNYLAGWTSTFEKLRGVVER; encoded by the coding sequence ATGCCCCCCGCCCCTATCACCATCCAAACCACCTTCCAATCCCCCATAACCACCGTATGGCATGCCTGGACGGATGCCGCCACCATGCTGCAATGGTTTGGGTCGGACCCGGATGGCCAGGGCCTTAGCGCCGAAGCAGACGCACAGCCCGGCAAAGGGTTCCGGGTAAGTTTCAGGGATAGCAGCGGGATGGAGCATACTTGTTTTGGTACCTATTTAACGATTACGCCACCTCATGAACTCAGCTTTACCTGGTGCTGGCAAAACGAGCCTGGGGTAACATCGCAGGTTGTGGTAAGGTTGCAGCAAAGCGGCACGGATACGCTGATGCATTTTGAGCATAACGGCGTAGGCACCGCATCGGCCCACAACTATTTGGCGGGCTGGACAAGTACTTTTGAAAAATTGCGCGGGGTGGTGGAGAGGTAA
- a CDS encoding LytR/AlgR family response regulator transcription factor, producing MKRALIIDDEPLARMVVMEYLQNFKDIELIQECNDGFEGLKAIQQHQPDLIFLDVQMPKINGFEMLELVENPPAVIFTTAFDEYAIKAFEAHAVDYLMKPFSKERFNKAVEKFLATAPEKHTPKHTEELLDAVAAHSPAQNERIVVKTGTKVKIIPVADVEYLMADDDYVSVITKEGSYLKNKTMSFFEQTLDPRQFVRVHRSYIIAITQITRIDPYEKDAHLAILKSGAKIPVSKTGYVKLKQVLGI from the coding sequence ATGAAGCGCGCCCTGATTATTGACGACGAGCCATTAGCCCGCATGGTTGTAATGGAATACCTGCAAAATTTTAAAGATATTGAGCTGATACAGGAATGTAACGACGGCTTTGAAGGCCTGAAAGCCATACAACAGCACCAGCCCGACCTGATATTTTTAGACGTGCAGATGCCCAAGATCAACGGTTTTGAAATGCTGGAACTGGTAGAAAACCCGCCCGCCGTGATCTTCACCACCGCTTTTGACGAGTACGCCATTAAAGCCTTTGAGGCCCATGCGGTCGACTATCTTATGAAACCCTTCAGCAAGGAGCGTTTTAACAAGGCGGTCGAAAAATTCCTGGCCACCGCGCCCGAAAAACATACGCCCAAACATACCGAAGAACTGCTGGACGCCGTTGCCGCCCATTCGCCCGCCCAAAACGAGCGCATCGTGGTAAAAACCGGCACCAAAGTAAAAATTATCCCCGTTGCCGACGTTGAATACCTGATGGCCGACGACGACTACGTATCCGTAATCACCAAAGAAGGCTCGTACCTCAAAAACAAAACCATGAGCTTCTTCGAACAAACCCTCGACCCTCGGCAATTCGTCCGCGTGCACCGCTCTTATATTATTGCCATTACCCAAATAACCCGGATAGACCCGTATGAAAAGGACGCGCATTTGGCTATTTTGAAAAGCGGCGCTAAGATCCCGGTGAGTAAAACGGGATATGTGAAGTTGAAGCAGGTGCTGGGGATTTGA
- a CDS encoding SDR family NAD(P)-dependent oxidoreductase produces MSRLKDKVVVITGGNSGIGFGIAQEFKSEGAKGAIVGRNQETLDSAVAQLGDNFIAINADVTNLADLERVFKETAEKFGKIDVIVANAGAGTVGTVATFSEADFDKAIDLNLKSVYFTVQKALPYMNDGGSVILIGSNAAHRAYANFTLYGAAKAAVIYLAKGFSSDLLDRKIRANVITPGTTDTPAFDKFVPAEQMEAVKKHFADQMPIGRIGQPADIGKTAVFLASDDSSFMLGAELLVDGGMTYLAK; encoded by the coding sequence ATGAGTAGATTAAAAGATAAAGTAGTAGTTATTACAGGCGGTAATAGTGGCATTGGCTTTGGCATTGCACAGGAATTTAAAAGTGAAGGTGCTAAAGGAGCTATTGTGGGCAGAAACCAGGAAACTTTAGATAGTGCCGTGGCCCAGCTTGGAGATAACTTTATAGCCATAAATGCCGATGTAACCAACCTTGCCGACCTGGAAAGGGTATTCAAAGAGACAGCCGAAAAATTTGGTAAAATAGATGTGATTGTAGCCAATGCGGGTGCAGGAACTGTAGGAACCGTGGCAACTTTTAGCGAAGCCGACTTTGACAAGGCAATTGACCTGAACCTGAAAAGTGTTTACTTCACTGTTCAAAAAGCATTGCCCTATATGAATGATGGTGGCTCTGTTATTTTGATCGGGTCGAACGCTGCACATCGGGCATATGCAAATTTTACGCTTTACGGCGCTGCAAAGGCAGCTGTTATCTATTTAGCCAAAGGATTTTCAAGCGACCTTTTAGATAGAAAGATCAGGGCAAATGTGATCACACCAGGTACAACAGATACGCCGGCATTTGACAAGTTTGTTCCGGCAGAACAAATGGAAGCGGTAAAAAAGCACTTTGCAGATCAAATGCCGATAGGCCGAATTGGGCAACCAGCCGACATTGGTAAAACAGCGGTTTTCCTGGCCTCCGACGATTCTTCGTTCATGCTTGGCGCCGAACTCCTTGTTGATGGCGGTATGACCTATTTGGCTAAGTAA
- a CDS encoding AbaSI family restriction endonuclease encodes MTQLEFISRQLSRAENKTFEHYVVTRIWHLLNDTEIKFVTQQYVKRPTGIALTDMFFPQLKAHIEIDEFHHKLQIEADKVREADILSALDHKIIRIDVTQPLIKINDAIDSIINELKEIKNALTDFKPWDFEAEQDPMTYIKRGYIDLKDDVAFKTMVDAANCFGNNYKPKGIWKGAAKNLKDLNTFIWFPKLYPNNEWHNSISADEETIREYCEIAARRQNHIQVALKDAVYSRIVFARVRSPLGDIMYRFKGEYKIDVEATNKLNEVVLRRTKTRVDTFNQTFK; translated from the coding sequence ATGACACAACTGGAATTCATCAGCAGGCAACTTTCAAGGGCAGAAAATAAAACATTTGAACACTATGTGGTTACACGGATTTGGCATCTATTAAATGATACGGAAATAAAATTTGTAACACAACAATATGTTAAAAGACCTACTGGAATTGCTTTGACAGATATGTTTTTTCCACAGTTGAAAGCACACATTGAAATAGACGAATTTCATCACAAATTACAAATTGAAGCCGATAAAGTTAGGGAAGCTGACATACTATCTGCGTTAGATCACAAAATCATCAGAATAGATGTAACGCAACCTTTAATAAAGATTAACGATGCGATAGATTCTATAATAAATGAGCTCAAAGAGATAAAAAATGCTTTAACAGATTTTAAGCCTTGGGACTTTGAGGCTGAACAAGATCCTATGACCTATATAAAAAGAGGGTACATTGACCTTAAAGATGACGTTGCTTTTAAAACTATGGTTGATGCCGCAAATTGCTTTGGAAACAATTATAAACCTAAGGGAATTTGGAAAGGTGCAGCAAAGAATCTGAAAGACCTTAACACTTTTATCTGGTTTCCCAAGCTGTACCCTAATAATGAATGGCATAATAGCATTTCGGCTGATGAGGAGACTATCAGGGAGTATTGTGAAATAGCGGCCAGAAGGCAAAATCATATCCAGGTAGCCTTAAAAGATGCAGTATATAGTAGAATTGTTTTTGCTCGAGTACGCAGTCCGTTGGGAGATATAATGTATAGATTTAAAGGCGAATACAAAATAGATGTCGAAGCAACCAACAAGTTGAACGAAGTAGTCTTAAGGAGAACCAAAACAAGAGTAGATACATTTAATCAAACTTTTAAATAA
- a CDS encoding NADPH-dependent F420 reductase, whose protein sequence is MSKSENKAASYAIIGFGKIGQALAKAFARKGIKVSVATTRDPESFASDAAEIGSEIIPATLAEAVKADVIFLAVRFESHPDVAKALPNWQGKTIVDVTNAYGVPPEKLGGLPSGQLVAQAFTGGKLVKGFNHLGAAILGQDPAVHGGRRVVFLASDDDSAATEIAALAENLGFAPVKLGGLSEGGLLVQAHGNTWGKLIFQDLVKFS, encoded by the coding sequence ATGAGTAAATCAGAAAATAAAGCAGCAAGCTACGCAATTATCGGCTTCGGCAAGATAGGCCAGGCCCTGGCTAAGGCATTTGCACGCAAGGGCATCAAAGTATCCGTTGCAACCACCCGCGACCCGGAAAGCTTTGCATCCGACGCGGCTGAGATCGGATCAGAGATCATTCCCGCAACACTGGCGGAAGCCGTTAAGGCTGACGTCATCTTTTTGGCTGTGCGTTTTGAGTCGCACCCGGATGTTGCGAAGGCGCTGCCCAACTGGCAGGGGAAAACCATCGTAGATGTGACCAATGCCTACGGTGTGCCCCCCGAGAAGCTGGGAGGACTGCCTTCCGGTCAATTAGTGGCCCAGGCCTTCACCGGCGGAAAACTGGTTAAGGGCTTCAACCATTTGGGAGCCGCCATTCTTGGCCAGGACCCGGCCGTACATGGTGGCCGGAGAGTTGTGTTCCTGGCAAGCGACGATGACAGCGCAGCAACAGAGATTGCTGCGCTTGCGGAAAATCTCGGTTTTGCGCCGGTCAAACTTGGCGGGCTTTCGGAGGGCGGACTGCTTGTGCAGGCACACGGAAACACCTGGGGTAAACTCATATTTCAGGACCTTGTCAAGTTCAGCTGA